One region of Mucilaginibacter gotjawali genomic DNA includes:
- a CDS encoding glycoside hydrolase family 172 protein produces the protein MRIPAFPYRLLVFLALFFSATVSAQELYTMPKGVQSRVSSFENIKGEKGEGGKTNQGGKGNAFESLKAGESKTLLNVRSPGVIQRMWFTINDRSPAMLRSLRLRMYWDGEDKPAVDVPFGDFFCVGLGRPVAFQSALFTDPEGHSFNCYIPMPFKKAAKVVLTNESSGNLDLLFFDIDYNLLDKAQDDMLYFHACWNRSNNNSEVGHDFELLPQVKGRGRFLGVNVGINVNPGYGDTWWGEGEVKMYIDGDKKYPTINGTGSEDYIGTGWGEGQFTHQYQGCLIADTAKKQYAFYRFHIPDAIYFEDNFKVTIQQIGGGTNDQLKAIQAKGIPNKIVTVATEHTFTRLLDKPMPLTDASFPAGWVNFYRVDDYCATAYFYLDKPEDKLKELAPVGDRVK, from the coding sequence ATGAGAATCCCCGCATTTCCTTACCGGCTCCTGGTATTCCTGGCGCTGTTTTTTTCAGCCACAGTCTCCGCTCAGGAATTATATACCATGCCCAAAGGCGTACAATCACGCGTAAGCAGTTTTGAAAATATTAAAGGCGAAAAAGGCGAAGGCGGCAAAACCAACCAGGGTGGCAAAGGCAATGCCTTCGAATCGTTAAAAGCAGGCGAAAGCAAAACCCTGCTTAACGTACGCTCTCCCGGGGTCATCCAGCGGATGTGGTTTACCATTAACGACCGCAGCCCCGCCATGCTGCGTTCCCTGCGCCTGCGCATGTATTGGGATGGCGAAGATAAGCCTGCAGTAGATGTGCCCTTCGGCGATTTCTTTTGCGTTGGCCTGGGCAGGCCGGTGGCTTTCCAGTCGGCATTGTTTACTGATCCGGAAGGGCATAGCTTTAACTGTTATATCCCGATGCCATTTAAAAAAGCTGCCAAAGTGGTGCTCACCAATGAAAGCAGCGGCAACCTCGACTTACTATTTTTTGATATCGACTATAACCTGCTGGATAAAGCGCAGGACGACATGCTATACTTCCACGCCTGCTGGAACCGATCAAACAACAACAGCGAAGTGGGCCACGACTTTGAGCTATTGCCCCAAGTTAAAGGTCGCGGTCGTTTTTTAGGGGTAAATGTCGGCATTAACGTTAACCCCGGCTACGGCGATACCTGGTGGGGCGAAGGCGAGGTGAAGATGTATATTGATGGCGATAAAAAATACCCCACCATTAACGGCACCGGGTCCGAAGATTATATTGGCACCGGCTGGGGCGAGGGCCAGTTTACCCACCAGTACCAGGGCTGTTTAATTGCCGATACAGCCAAAAAGCAATATGCCTTTTACCGTTTCCACATACCGGATGCTATTTATTTTGAGGATAACTTTAAAGTCACCATTCAACAGATCGGCGGGGGAACTAACGATCAGCTGAAAGCCATACAGGCCAAAGGCATCCCCAATAAAATAGTCACCGTAGCCACCGAACATACCTTTACCCGCCTGCTGGATAAACCCATGCCCTTAACCGACGCCAGTTTTCCGGCCGGCTGGGTAAACTTTTATCGCGTTGATGATTACTGCGCCACCGCCTACTTTTACCTCGACAAACCCGAAGACAAATTGAAAGAATTGGCCCCGGTTGGGGATAGGGTAAAGTAG
- the lpdA gene encoding dihydrolipoyl dehydrogenase, producing the protein MQYDVIVIGSGPGGYVGAIRCAQLGLKTAIIEKYSTLGGTCLNVGCIPSKALLDSSEHYHNAAHAFATHGIQLDNLKVDFGQMIKRKQEVVNANTSGIAYLMKKNKIDTYYGVGSFKDKNTITIKKADGSEQEITGKNIIIATGSKPSALPFIKVDKKRIITSTEALTLTEIPKHLVLIGGGVIGLELGSVYARLGSKVSVIEFMDSIIPTMDKALGRELQKVLQKLGMEFYLGHKVTGAAVKGKEVTVTFDDPKGEKKELKGDYCLVAVGRVAYTDGLGLDKIGITVEERGRKITVDEHLETSIKGIYAIGDVIRGAMLAHKAEDEGTLVAEIIAGQKPHINYNLIPGVVYTWPEVAAVGQTEEQLKEKGVKYKVGSFPFKASGRARASGDLDGFVKVLADAGTDEILGVHMIGPRAADMIAEAVVAMEYRASAEDVSRMSHAHPTYTEAMREACLAATENRAIHI; encoded by the coding sequence ATGCAGTATGATGTTATTGTTATAGGTTCGGGTCCGGGTGGCTATGTAGGTGCGATCCGTTGCGCACAGCTGGGTTTAAAAACAGCTATTATCGAAAAATACAGCACTTTAGGCGGTACCTGCCTTAATGTGGGCTGTATCCCCTCAAAGGCCCTGCTTGATTCATCTGAACATTATCATAACGCCGCGCATGCATTTGCAACCCATGGCATTCAACTGGATAATTTGAAGGTTGATTTTGGGCAGATGATCAAACGCAAACAGGAAGTGGTAAATGCTAATACCAGCGGCATTGCCTACCTGATGAAAAAGAATAAGATTGATACCTATTATGGGGTAGGTTCATTTAAAGATAAAAATACCATCACCATAAAAAAAGCGGATGGATCTGAACAAGAGATAACGGGCAAAAATATCATCATTGCAACTGGTTCAAAACCTTCGGCGCTGCCTTTTATTAAGGTTGATAAAAAACGAATTATTACCTCGACAGAAGCATTAACCCTCACCGAAATACCCAAGCATTTGGTATTGATTGGCGGCGGAGTAATCGGGCTGGAGCTGGGCTCGGTGTATGCGCGCCTGGGATCAAAAGTTTCGGTAATTGAGTTTATGGATTCCATTATCCCTACCATGGATAAAGCCCTGGGCCGCGAGCTGCAAAAGGTATTGCAAAAGCTTGGCATGGAATTCTACCTGGGCCATAAAGTAACCGGCGCCGCAGTAAAAGGAAAAGAAGTTACCGTTACGTTTGACGACCCGAAAGGCGAAAAGAAAGAGCTAAAAGGCGATTATTGCCTGGTGGCCGTTGGCCGTGTTGCCTACACAGATGGTTTAGGATTGGATAAGATAGGCATTACGGTAGAAGAACGTGGCCGCAAGATCACTGTTGACGAGCACCTGGAAACTTCAATAAAAGGCATTTACGCCATTGGCGACGTCATCAGGGGCGCTATGCTGGCACATAAGGCTGAAGACGAAGGGACCCTGGTTGCTGAAATTATTGCAGGCCAAAAACCGCATATCAATTATAACCTTATTCCGGGCGTTGTTTATACCTGGCCCGAAGTTGCAGCAGTTGGGCAAACCGAAGAGCAATTGAAAGAAAAAGGCGTTAAATACAAAGTGGGCTCATTCCCGTTCAAAGCAAGTGGCCGTGCCCGCGCCAGCGGCGATCTTGATGGTTTTGTAAAAGTTTTGGCTGATGCCGGCACTGATGAAATATTGGGCGTACACATGATAGGCCCCCGCGCTGCAGACATGATAGCCGAAGCAGTTGTAGCAATGGAATACCGGGCTTCTGCCGAGGATGTTTCGCGCATGAGCCATGCACATCCTACCTATACTGAAGCTATGCGCGAGGCCTGCCTTGCTGCTACTGAAAACCGGGCTATCCATATCTAA
- a CDS encoding RNA polymerase sigma-70 factor: MPNNALTDKQLWMEIVNDDFRAFNVFFKRYWKKLYLIAFKILKDKDACEEIIEDIFIYLWNERMELDIKSFPQYLSSATRYKVYNYLRSAKASPLVYEEDAEEKIDAFCLNLGEEHIRQDELYQQLSQYLDLLPKRCKEIFIMSRLEQLSNEEIADRLLISKRTVENQVTVALKHLRLSLKDSVLIFLLVDIISHG, translated from the coding sequence ATGCCCAATAACGCCCTAACAGATAAGCAGTTGTGGATGGAGATCGTTAATGACGATTTCAGGGCATTTAATGTGTTTTTTAAGCGCTACTGGAAGAAATTATACCTTATTGCTTTTAAAATACTGAAGGATAAAGATGCCTGCGAAGAAATTATTGAGGACATCTTCATCTACCTGTGGAACGAAAGAATGGAACTGGACATCAAGTCATTCCCGCAATACCTTTCATCAGCCACCCGGTATAAGGTGTATAATTATTTACGGTCGGCAAAAGCATCGCCATTGGTTTATGAAGAAGATGCGGAGGAGAAAATTGATGCCTTTTGCCTTAACCTGGGCGAAGAACACATCCGCCAGGATGAATTATATCAGCAACTTAGCCAATACCTCGACCTGTTGCCAAAGCGCTGTAAAGAAATATTTATTATGAGCCGCCTGGAGCAATTATCAAACGAAGAGATTGCCGACCGCCTGCTGATCTCCAAACGGACCGTTGAAAACCAGGTAACTGTTGCTTTAAAACACCTAAGGCTATCGTTAAAAGATTCGGTACTTATATTTTTGCTGGTAGATATTATCTCGCACGGCTAA
- a CDS encoding peroxiredoxin, with product MLTIGQKFPQFSKTAVVSIEKGKEFETITSDFLVNEDNVWTVMFWWPKDFTFVCPTEIAEFNKSYGEFRDRDTRLIGASTDTEFVHAAWRRDHADLRDLKFPMLADTSKSLAEELGILEPNEKIAYRATFIIDPTGIIRWVSVNDLSVGRNVKEVLRVLDGLQTDELCPCNWVKGEDTITV from the coding sequence ATGTTAACTATAGGCCAAAAATTCCCTCAATTTTCAAAAACAGCTGTTGTAAGCATCGAAAAAGGCAAAGAGTTTGAAACCATTACATCTGATTTCCTGGTGAATGAAGATAATGTTTGGACCGTAATGTTTTGGTGGCCAAAAGATTTTACTTTTGTTTGCCCTACCGAAATTGCTGAATTCAACAAAAGCTACGGCGAATTCCGCGACCGTGACACCCGTTTAATCGGCGCTTCAACCGACACTGAATTTGTACACGCTGCCTGGAGAAGAGACCACGCAGACCTGCGCGACCTTAAATTCCCGATGCTTGCCGATACTTCAAAATCATTAGCAGAAGAGCTGGGTATTTTAGAGCCTAACGAAAAGATCGCTTACCGCGCTACTTTTATTATCGATCCAACCGGCATTATCCGCTGGGTATCGGTAAACGATTTAAGCGTTGGCCGTAACGTAAAAGAAGTTTTGCGTGTACTGGATGGTTTGCAAACCGACGAACTTTGCCCTTGTAACTGGGTTAAAGGTGAAGACACTATAACTGTTTAA
- a CDS encoding carboxymuconolactone decarboxylase family protein, which produces MTESTELINEILTSLGVETAYRNNALVLLEKGESRYLRDMKLNLTSTLTSEHLNTKECALLALSTAINNNNTLLTTYFTRYAEEQGATPAETGEAAGCASLLASNNVFYRFRHFTQKEKYTQIPARIRMQLMMKPVTGKEFFELMSLAISAVNGCEMCVNAHEDSLIKLGTTEERIFDAVRIASLVTASGKILY; this is translated from the coding sequence ATGACTGAATCGACAGAACTGATCAACGAAATACTGACAAGCCTTGGTGTTGAAACCGCATACCGCAACAATGCGCTTGTGCTGCTTGAAAAAGGAGAATCCCGCTATTTAAGGGATATGAAGCTGAACCTTACCAGCACCCTTACTTCCGAACATTTAAACACCAAGGAATGTGCGCTGCTGGCCCTTTCAACGGCTATCAACAATAACAATACCTTATTAACCACTTACTTTACCCGCTACGCCGAAGAACAGGGCGCAACTCCTGCAGAAACCGGCGAAGCAGCAGGCTGCGCTTCGTTACTGGCATCAAACAACGTATTTTACCGTTTCCGCCACTTTACGCAAAAGGAAAAATATACACAGATCCCGGCGCGCATCCGCATGCAGCTGATGATGAAACCGGTAACCGGCAAAGAGTTTTTTGAACTGATGAGCCTGGCCATATCTGCGGTAAACGGCTGCGAAATGTGTGTAAACGCGCACGAAGACTCACTGATCAAATTAGGCACTACGGAAGAACGTATTTTTGATGCTGTACGGATTGCCTCGCTGGTAACCGCCTCGGGTAAAATACTCTATTAA
- a CDS encoding beta strand repeat-containing protein has protein sequence MSPVLQLTNASPINTSSVAGSIDFYNNTGGTGTSTVYYNGTSQQVYANSTSSLDNSPQTYQYLQLTGSGTKTIDAGTLTVGSDLTSSATTVLFSTNNTTAIIGGNWTNSSGLTQGSGNFTVSGSLTNNSGGTLNLGSGNLSIATNYTNNVGGIYTQSTGTTYFNGSGAQALVDNSTTGTLFKAVGFNGGGTSTMSAGTNNINFAVAPTGILTMSNSSKLVAGSSSAAYLTLKSDTTGTATVANIPSGCSITGFVTVERFVQGNKTFDALTNRWVGRNYRLLSSPVNEGVDLSGNYPCSLNYLGAKTIITNCTSTYATTGGNPSLYLYNEHYTPSNATFTSGNFIGVTNISNSIASGTITTTDAVNGSAKVYAGGGFMLYFRGDNITHLAGSPNKTTYPYVAPESVTFSATGNLNQGSYSVVSWTGSAGLLYTTSNAGNAAIRGYNLVGNPYPSSIDWSTFSSSSPSAPIYGNNVNPTIYILNPSTSNYDSYNAVTGIATGSASKIIPSGQGFFVQANAASPTLTFNENAKSNTVVTGSNLLMGSPAAQSAYNSFMKLDLVKDAANSDEIVIGFNSSSTTKYDPNIDAEFLPGLGSSESFAGISSDSVQTTVKWLPFPKNASMQVLRLYVSVRTTGTYTIQRTAFEAIPSIYDVWLLDKYKKDSLDIRNNTSYAFDVALSDSASFGSNRFEVIIRQNPALGVHLLSFAASKVTGGSQIVWTTENEENYTNFTVERSDDGGTNFTVLGGCASSSTGTYSFLDKNPPIAPDMYRLKIVDLNGNISYSNIVTLNYGNLKPLAANNINIYPNPSTSILNLAIDQTNGTGIPGRSAYQNTTNVGAVNAGYDIQIISITGAVVKSAVSTTASWQANVSTLTPGTYVIKVVNNMDKSLVGKSTFIKM, from the coding sequence TTGAGCCCAGTTTTACAACTAACAAATGCATCGCCCATCAATACCTCAAGCGTTGCCGGAAGCATTGATTTTTATAATAATACCGGGGGTACGGGTACCAGCACTGTTTATTACAATGGCACAAGCCAGCAGGTATACGCCAATAGTACATCAAGCCTCGACAATAGCCCGCAAACTTATCAATATCTCCAGCTAACAGGTTCAGGTACCAAAACAATTGATGCAGGCACATTAACTGTAGGCAGCGACCTGACGAGTTCCGCCACTACCGTTTTATTTAGCACAAATAACACCACTGCAATCATTGGCGGTAACTGGACAAACAGCAGCGGTTTAACCCAGGGAAGCGGAAACTTTACCGTTTCAGGGTCATTGACCAACAATTCAGGCGGCACACTAAATTTGGGCAGCGGAAACTTATCTATCGCTACCAACTATACCAACAACGTTGGGGGAATATATACGCAAAGTACGGGCACCACTTATTTTAACGGTTCAGGCGCCCAGGCACTGGTTGATAATAGCACCACCGGTACGTTATTTAAAGCGGTGGGGTTTAATGGTGGCGGGACATCTACCATGAGCGCGGGCACAAATAATATAAATTTTGCAGTTGCACCAACAGGTATTTTAACCATGTCAAACAGTTCAAAACTGGTAGCAGGCTCATCGTCCGCAGCATATCTAACTTTAAAGTCGGACACTACCGGTACCGCCACAGTAGCCAATATTCCCAGCGGCTGCTCAATCACAGGTTTTGTTACCGTGGAGCGCTTTGTACAGGGCAATAAAACTTTTGATGCGCTTACAAACCGGTGGGTGGGACGAAATTACCGATTATTGTCGTCTCCCGTTAATGAGGGCGTCGACCTTAGCGGAAACTACCCCTGTAGCCTTAATTACCTTGGCGCCAAAACAATAATAACCAACTGCACGTCTACCTATGCTACAACCGGCGGAAACCCCAGCCTTTATTTATATAATGAGCATTATACACCGAGCAACGCCACCTTTACCAGCGGAAATTTTATTGGCGTAACCAATATAAGTAACTCCATAGCCAGCGGCACAATTACGACAACAGATGCAGTTAACGGTTCGGCTAAAGTTTATGCAGGAGGTGGTTTTATGCTGTATTTCAGGGGCGACAATATTACACACCTGGCTGGCTCGCCTAATAAAACCACCTATCCGTATGTAGCGCCCGAAAGCGTTACTTTTAGTGCGACCGGCAATTTAAACCAGGGAAGCTATTCAGTTGTATCGTGGACCGGCTCTGCGGGTTTACTTTACACCACCAGCAACGCGGGCAACGCCGCTATACGCGGATATAACCTTGTTGGCAACCCATACCCGAGCTCAATAGACTGGAGCACCTTCAGCAGTTCCAGCCCGTCTGCACCAATATATGGCAATAATGTAAACCCCACCATCTATATCCTTAACCCAAGCACCAGCAACTACGACAGCTATAATGCTGTAACCGGTATTGCTACCGGCAGCGCCAGCAAAATTATACCCAGCGGGCAGGGCTTTTTTGTACAGGCCAATGCGGCTTCGCCAACGCTTACCTTTAATGAAAATGCAAAATCCAATACCGTAGTTACCGGCAGCAATTTACTAATGGGCTCACCGGCCGCGCAATCAGCCTATAATAGCTTCATGAAATTAGATTTAGTAAAAGATGCTGCCAATAGCGACGAAATAGTGATCGGTTTTAATTCATCGTCAACAACAAAATATGATCCAAATATTGATGCTGAATTTCTACCCGGTTTGGGATCATCGGAGTCGTTCGCCGGCATCAGCAGTGATAGTGTTCAAACCACGGTAAAATGGCTCCCTTTCCCTAAAAATGCATCAATGCAGGTTTTAAGATTATATGTATCTGTAAGAACAACAGGAACATATACCATTCAGCGTACCGCTTTTGAAGCTATACCCTCAATTTACGATGTATGGCTGTTGGATAAGTATAAAAAAGACTCATTAGATATCAGGAATAATACAAGCTATGCTTTTGACGTTGCCCTAAGTGACTCGGCGAGTTTCGGCAGTAACCGTTTTGAGGTTATTATCCGCCAAAACCCGGCATTGGGAGTCCATTTGTTAAGTTTCGCCGCAAGCAAAGTCACAGGTGGGTCTCAAATAGTTTGGACAACTGAGAATGAAGAGAATTACACCAACTTTACGGTTGAAAGAAGCGACGATGGTGGTACTAACTTCACTGTCCTCGGTGGCTGCGCGTCAAGCTCGACGGGCACCTATAGTTTTTTAGATAAAAACCCTCCCATAGCCCCCGATATGTACCGGTTAAAGATCGTGGATCTGAACGGCAACATAAGTTACTCCAATATAGTTACCCTTAACTACGGCAATTTAAAACCCCTTGCCGCAAATAATATTAATATTTACCCTAATCCATCAACCAGTATATTAAATTTAGCCATTGATCAAACAAACGGCACCGGGATCCCCGGTAGGTCTGCTTACCAAAACACTACCAACGTTGGCGCCGTTAATGCGGGGTATGATATTCAAATAATCAGCATTACAGGTGCTGTGGTGAAAAGCGCTGTATCCACAACAGCATCCTGGCAGGCTAATGTCAGTACTTTAACTCCCGGCACATACGTTATTAAAGTGGTAAACAACATGGATAAAAGCCTTGTTGGAAAAAGCACATTTATTAAAATGTGA